In Chloroflexota bacterium, a genomic segment contains:
- a CDS encoding ABC transporter substrate-binding protein, which produces MRRNFALLVIAVYLGTACATAPKPGSSTLTNPGGTVDPTEAAQSGRTLVTSVRVEPKTVAARVVGQNLSIGSFFTRRIFNADLALLDDQGEPVPYLAEALPRLNTSDWKVSSDGTMETTYHLKPNLSWHNGSPLTADDFVFSWRVYGTPELGSAASPPISLIDEVQAPDPRTIVIRWTRPYLAAGALQSLGPGATGLPPLPRAILGPALESGADALLNNPYWTTEFVGLGPYRLDEWEPGAFLEASAFDRHALGPPKISRIKIMFVGDGNTTIAGMLAGDILLAADSGVNEQQAAELLRQWPGAKSFSQAALWQAVHFQSRPEFASPPALQDLRVRRALAYAVDKAAINDVVFEGWFLISDSMFPPTGEVGKAANAAVTKYSLDLKQSAQLMGEAGFTKGADGVYASPSAGRLSAELMISAGGQTLMTAVASGWRQAGYEIEESATPAALAQDVQTRSSFPGMQIITSALGESGIINMTTNNIPRPENNWRSGGSSVSYAGYATPEMDRLVAAYATALAPQDRIQAAVNIAKQVDHDFPAIPLFFPTTVWVYASKLSGPKSTTTESNLAWNVQDWELQ; this is translated from the coding sequence ATGCGGCGGAATTTCGCACTCCTCGTGATCGCGGTGTATCTGGGAACCGCATGCGCCACGGCCCCAAAGCCGGGCAGCTCGACGTTGACTAACCCGGGCGGAACCGTGGATCCCACAGAGGCGGCGCAGTCTGGACGAACGCTCGTGACGTCCGTCCGCGTCGAACCGAAGACGGTCGCGGCCCGGGTGGTGGGCCAAAACCTGAGCATCGGAAGCTTCTTCACGCGGCGCATCTTCAACGCTGATCTGGCGCTCCTCGACGACCAGGGCGAACCGGTTCCCTATCTCGCCGAGGCGCTTCCGCGGCTCAACACGAGCGACTGGAAGGTCTCGTCCGACGGGACGATGGAGACCACCTATCACCTGAAACCCAACCTCTCCTGGCACAACGGGAGTCCTCTGACGGCGGACGACTTCGTGTTTTCGTGGAGGGTCTATGGCACGCCGGAGCTCGGTAGCGCGGCGTCCCCGCCGATCAGCCTGATCGACGAAGTCCAGGCGCCGGACCCTCGCACGATCGTCATCCGTTGGACCCGGCCGTATTTGGCGGCCGGTGCCCTGCAAAGCCTGGGCCCTGGCGCCACTGGTTTGCCCCCCTTGCCAAGAGCGATCCTGGGGCCGGCGCTCGAGTCTGGCGCAGACGCTCTGCTCAACAACCCGTACTGGACGACGGAATTCGTTGGTCTGGGCCCCTATCGCCTGGATGAATGGGAGCCCGGCGCATTCCTCGAGGCATCCGCCTTCGACCGACACGCCCTGGGACCCCCGAAGATCTCGCGCATCAAAATCATGTTCGTGGGTGATGGAAATACGACCATCGCGGGAATGCTCGCCGGCGACATCCTGCTTGCCGCGGATAGCGGCGTGAACGAGCAACAAGCGGCCGAGCTGCTGCGCCAGTGGCCCGGCGCAAAGTCGTTCTCCCAGGCAGCGCTGTGGCAGGCGGTCCATTTTCAATCTCGACCGGAGTTTGCGAGCCCGCCGGCCCTACAAGACTTGCGGGTTCGGCGAGCGCTGGCCTACGCGGTCGATAAGGCCGCGATCAACGACGTGGTCTTCGAGGGCTGGTTCCTCATCTCCGATAGCATGTTTCCGCCCACCGGCGAGGTCGGGAAGGCCGCCAACGCTGCCGTTACGAAGTACTCGCTCGACCTGAAGCAGAGCGCCCAGCTCATGGGAGAGGCGGGATTCACGAAGGGGGCCGACGGCGTGTACGCCAGCCCGAGCGCGGGGCGGCTTTCCGCGGAGCTGATGATCTCCGCCGGTGGGCAGACGCTGATGACGGCGGTGGCGAGCGGGTGGCGCCAGGCCGGTTACGAAATCGAGGAGTCGGCGACGCCGGCCGCCCTGGCCCAGGACGTACAGACGCGGTCCAGCTTTCCGGGAATGCAGATCATCACGTCGGCCCTCGGCGAGAGCGGCATTATCAATATGACGACAAACAACATCCCCCGGCCGGAGAACAACTGGCGCAGCGGGGGGAGCAGCGTCTCGTATGCCGGGTACGCGACGCCGGAGATGGATCGCCTCGTTGCCGCCTACGCCACAGCGCTCGCGCCTCAAGACCGGATTCAAGCCGCCGTGAATATCGCCAAGCAGGTCGATCACGACTTCCCGGCGATTCCGCTATTCTTCCCGACAACCGTGTGGGTCTATGCGTCGAAGTTGAGCGGACCGAAATCGACAACCACCGAGAGCAATCTGGCCTGGAACGTTCAGGACTGGGAGCTGCAGTAG
- a CDS encoding NAD(P)-dependent oxidoreductase, protein MTASIKVGYIGLGSMGKPWATNVAQDGFDLMVYDVRPEPVAELVKLGAKAGHSPREVAAYADIVGITVSGLEAVNAVLDGPDGLLSGAHAGLVVAIQTSLHPSDMEAAAKRIAARGAHALDAQMSGGWTSAVKRKTCLMVGGDVTLLERCRPVFETTASHIFHVGDVGKGAVAKVAQNLITAQYLMAASEGFRLAGKGGVDLGVFQEIVRASSAQSWVADDYLSFWGNRPRPWMYYSVLEEALDLGRTFDVALPGAATASQALSHSLTGNPAGD, encoded by the coding sequence TTGACCGCGTCGATCAAGGTCGGATACATCGGGCTCGGCTCCATGGGGAAGCCGTGGGCCACGAACGTTGCCCAAGACGGCTTCGACCTCATGGTGTACGACGTGCGGCCGGAGCCGGTGGCCGAGCTGGTGAAGCTGGGCGCCAAAGCCGGGCACTCCCCCCGCGAGGTCGCCGCGTACGCCGACATCGTTGGAATCACGGTGTCCGGACTGGAAGCCGTGAACGCGGTGCTCGACGGGCCTGATGGTCTTCTGTCGGGCGCGCACGCCGGTCTGGTCGTCGCGATCCAAACCAGCCTGCATCCCTCGGACATGGAAGCAGCAGCGAAGAGGATCGCGGCTCGAGGCGCGCACGCGCTCGATGCGCAGATGAGCGGCGGCTGGACCAGCGCGGTGAAGCGCAAGACGTGCTTGATGGTCGGCGGCGATGTCACGCTGTTAGAGCGGTGCCGACCCGTGTTTGAAACGACCGCGAGCCATATCTTCCATGTGGGCGACGTGGGCAAAGGCGCCGTGGCGAAGGTCGCCCAAAACCTCATTACCGCGCAGTACCTGATGGCGGCGTCCGAAGGATTTCGCCTGGCGGGCAAGGGTGGCGTCGACCTGGGTGTGTTTCAGGAGATCGTGCGAGCAAGCTCCGCCCAGAGCTGGGTCGCAGACGATTACCTGAGCTTCTGGGGCAACCGACCGCGGCCCTGGATGTACTATTCCGTTCTCGAGGAGGCGCTGGACCTCGGCCGTACGTTCGATGTCGCGCTTCCCGGGGCGGCCACCGCGAGTCAGGCGCTGTCCCACTCCCTCACGGGCAATCCAGCGGGCGACTAG
- a CDS encoding NAD(P)-dependent oxidoreductase, producing MRLVVTGGLGKIGRWVVDELTNETEQGQAHDVVVFDRVPGPQQGPFQQGPVRYLIGDVLDLGQVIGALQGADAVIHLAALPAPGFATDDVTFRTNVLGTFNVHEAAARLGIRRVVSASSTAALGWVYRKREFLPSYLPIDENHPLAPQDAYGLSKQAGEDVARSYAGRADMETVSIRPPGVLTPEQMADLRAAGGRRAVRFGLGDYVDLRDLARAFRLAVERPVSGWTPLFVVADDSNMSEPLAVALPRVLPAIGNLASNLTGTMSGVSNARAKEVLGWKPRHSWRDAD from the coding sequence ATGCGGCTGGTCGTTACCGGCGGGCTCGGAAAGATCGGCCGGTGGGTTGTGGACGAGCTGACCAACGAAACCGAGCAGGGCCAGGCACACGACGTCGTCGTGTTCGACCGCGTGCCCGGCCCACAACAGGGGCCGTTCCAGCAGGGTCCGGTCCGCTACCTGATCGGCGACGTGCTGGACCTCGGACAGGTGATCGGCGCTCTTCAGGGTGCGGATGCCGTGATCCATCTGGCGGCGCTCCCCGCCCCGGGCTTCGCGACGGACGACGTGACGTTCCGCACGAACGTTCTCGGCACGTTCAACGTTCACGAGGCCGCTGCGCGTCTCGGGATCCGCCGCGTCGTCTCGGCGAGCAGCACGGCCGCCCTGGGTTGGGTGTACCGCAAGCGCGAGTTTCTCCCGTCGTATCTCCCCATCGACGAGAATCACCCGCTCGCCCCGCAGGACGCCTACGGCCTATCGAAGCAGGCGGGTGAGGACGTTGCGCGGTCGTACGCGGGGCGGGCCGACATGGAGACGGTGTCGATCCGGCCGCCGGGGGTGCTGACCCCCGAGCAGATGGCCGACCTGCGCGCCGCCGGCGGGCGACGAGCCGTCCGATTCGGGCTCGGAGATTATGTCGACCTGCGCGATCTGGCGCGGGCGTTCCGACTCGCCGTCGAGCGCCCCGTTTCCGGGTGGACCCCACTGTTCGTCGTTGCCGACGACAGCAACATGTCGGAGCCGCTTGCTGTCGCGCTCCCACGCGTGCTTCCCGCTATTGGCAACCTCGCGTCAAACCTGACCGGAACGATGTCTGGCGTGTCCAACGCGCGCGCCAAAGAGGTGCTCGGGTGGAAGCCGCGGCATTCGTGGCGCGACGCGGACTAG
- a CDS encoding Rieske 2Fe-2S domain-containing protein, translating to MFLTEEQNRKLTQVGPGTPGGELLRRYWHPVAGLHQVTEESPTAFVRILGEDLVLFRDKRGNVGLLADHCAHRGASLLYGRVEERGIACAYHGWLYDTKGSCLETPAEPADSKFHLTVRQRAYPVEKLMGLYWTYMGPPPAPPIRRMDVAAYPVEYIREMGYDCNWVQVVENHVDSTHIYILHQDTANRGGDGERNSTRGNIDRLIGLEYEELRFGIKRKITPDSAYAEDDLLVFPNMLRRVNQVQIHVPIDDLHTRTYKLAIGCNGRADDDPTDYYVLQDGEGKFGSDVYPNARYRIDALTAQDVMAIETQGRISDRASWRPATSDRGVVLLEQAILREIDRVQQGEVPYGVVTDPDEVIDTNFEYFRQTGGSATTQYSYEGLQVYKRDRKNGHGGANGSTNGSPTASRAERRA from the coding sequence ATGTTCCTGACCGAAGAACAGAACCGGAAGCTGACTCAGGTTGGGCCGGGCACACCCGGTGGGGAGTTGTTGCGCCGCTACTGGCATCCAGTCGCGGGCCTCCACCAGGTGACCGAGGAGTCGCCCACCGCCTTCGTCCGTATTCTGGGTGAGGACCTCGTGCTCTTTCGGGACAAGCGTGGCAACGTGGGCCTTCTCGCAGATCACTGCGCCCATCGGGGCGCGTCGCTCCTCTACGGTCGCGTCGAGGAGCGCGGCATTGCATGCGCCTACCATGGCTGGCTCTACGACACGAAGGGAAGCTGCCTCGAGACGCCCGCCGAGCCGGCCGACTCCAAATTCCACCTGACGGTCAGGCAGCGCGCCTATCCGGTCGAGAAGTTGATGGGCCTCTACTGGACGTACATGGGCCCGCCGCCGGCGCCGCCCATCCGACGTATGGACGTGGCCGCGTATCCGGTCGAGTACATCCGTGAGATGGGGTACGACTGCAACTGGGTGCAGGTCGTGGAGAACCACGTTGACAGCACCCACATCTACATCCTGCATCAGGACACCGCCAACCGCGGCGGAGATGGCGAGCGCAACAGCACCCGCGGCAACATCGACCGGCTCATCGGACTGGAATACGAGGAGCTGCGGTTCGGGATCAAACGAAAGATCACGCCGGACAGCGCCTATGCCGAGGATGATCTGCTGGTCTTCCCGAACATGCTGCGGCGGGTGAACCAGGTGCAGATCCACGTCCCCATCGACGATTTGCACACACGAACGTACAAGCTTGCCATCGGGTGCAACGGACGGGCCGACGATGACCCAACCGACTACTACGTTCTCCAGGACGGCGAGGGCAAATTCGGCAGCGACGTGTATCCGAACGCCCGCTATCGGATCGATGCTTTGACCGCCCAGGACGTCATGGCGATCGAAACTCAGGGACGGATCTCGGATCGGGCGAGCTGGCGGCCAGCGACCAGCGACCGCGGCGTCGTGCTTCTCGAGCAGGCCATCCTGCGGGAGATCGACCGCGTGCAGCAGGGTGAGGTCCCGTACGGTGTGGTGACCGATCCTGATGAGGTTATCGACACGAACTTCGAGTACTTTCGCCAGACGGGAGGGAGCGCCACCACGCAGTACTCGTATGAGGGCCTTCAGGTTTACAAGCGGGACCGGAAGAACGGGCACGGTGGGGCCAATGGTTCGACCAACGGGTCGCCCACCGCGAGCCGTGCAGAGCGACGGGCTTGA
- a CDS encoding peptide ABC transporter substrate-binding protein, which yields MAEAVGRAPGFRVAKVAMLSALILAGCAPATPRPASQPAETPTTSETRPLVVFIGNEPNSLATRAFAAKGRGLYTAWRMFNGTLALIDDHGVPQPELLASLPTLNTDAWQVFPDGTMETTYTLRPNLTWHDGEPLTSDDFVFSWRVYSSPDLGLASQPPMPAIADVAAIDREHFVIRWKAPYPEADSLSLKSRELPPLPQHILGPLFDQVAVAGRDSLLTNAFWGRDYVGAGPYRLQSWEEGSAIDAVRFEGYALGVPKIPRIQLRFSGDQNVVLAHMLAGEAQVSADTSMSQAAADTLAAEWARTNGGTIINPPSSWRAIYVQMRPELADPRAVLDARVRKAIAHAVDKQALNDGIYGGKAIATDTPIYSGSSWGEVLDESVPAFPFDLRTAESLLNQAGFAKGPDGLYRGAEGRLSMEFTTSQSPDAVRELLAMANALQAAGLDIQQRVIPTAQAQDSQLKATFPAVLVAGSDIGEAALNYFTTAQIPSASNLWQGLNRGGWSSSEYDRLLAAFNTSLGRPTRVQLARQLLRVWGEDEPVISLFFPSAPIAYVARLHGPTNGAPESSLAWNIHLWEFP from the coding sequence ATGGCCGAAGCCGTCGGGCGTGCGCCGGGCTTCCGGGTCGCGAAAGTCGCGATGCTCAGCGCGCTGATCCTGGCCGGATGTGCCCCAGCGACTCCGCGACCTGCGTCCCAACCGGCAGAGACCCCGACAACCAGCGAAACGCGGCCGCTCGTCGTATTCATCGGAAACGAGCCCAATAGCCTTGCCACACGGGCGTTCGCGGCCAAGGGGCGTGGACTCTACACCGCCTGGCGCATGTTCAATGGAACCCTAGCCCTTATCGATGATCACGGCGTCCCGCAGCCAGAGCTGCTCGCGAGCCTGCCGACGTTGAACACGGACGCCTGGCAGGTATTCCCCGATGGCACGATGGAGACGACGTACACATTGCGCCCGAACCTCACCTGGCACGACGGTGAGCCGCTGACCTCCGATGATTTCGTCTTCTCCTGGCGGGTCTACTCGAGCCCGGACCTTGGTCTGGCCAGTCAACCACCAATGCCCGCCATCGCTGATGTGGCCGCCATCGATCGCGAGCATTTCGTCATTCGCTGGAAGGCTCCCTACCCGGAGGCCGACTCGCTCTCCTTGAAGAGCCGCGAGCTGCCGCCGCTGCCCCAGCACATCCTCGGGCCCCTCTTCGACCAGGTCGCCGTCGCCGGACGGGATTCCCTCCTCACCAACGCGTTCTGGGGCCGCGACTACGTGGGCGCAGGGCCCTACCGGCTCCAGAGCTGGGAGGAGGGATCGGCCATCGACGCGGTGCGCTTCGAAGGCTACGCGCTCGGTGTCCCGAAGATCCCGCGCATTCAGCTCCGGTTCAGTGGCGATCAGAACGTCGTCCTGGCCCACATGCTGGCCGGCGAGGCACAGGTGTCGGCGGACACCTCCATGAGCCAAGCCGCCGCGGACACCCTGGCCGCGGAGTGGGCGCGGACGAACGGTGGGACCATCATCAATCCGCCGAGCAGCTGGCGCGCCATCTACGTCCAGATGCGGCCGGAGCTGGCGGATCCGCGCGCCGTTCTCGACGCCCGCGTGCGCAAAGCGATCGCACACGCCGTGGACAAGCAGGCGCTGAACGACGGGATCTACGGTGGCAAGGCGATCGCGACGGACACGCCGATCTACTCTGGATCATCCTGGGGTGAGGTACTGGACGAATCCGTCCCCGCGTTCCCGTTTGATCTGCGCACCGCCGAAAGCTTGTTGAACCAGGCCGGCTTCGCCAAGGGCCCCGACGGCCTGTACCGCGGAGCCGAAGGGCGGCTCAGTATGGAGTTCACAACTTCCCAGAGTCCGGACGCCGTCCGGGAGCTGCTCGCCATGGCGAACGCGCTTCAAGCGGCGGGACTGGACATCCAGCAACGGGTGATCCCCACCGCCCAGGCGCAAGATTCCCAGCTCAAAGCGACGTTCCCCGCGGTTCTCGTGGCCGGCTCGGACATCGGGGAGGCGGCGCTCAACTACTTCACCACCGCGCAAATTCCCTCCGCCAGCAATCTGTGGCAGGGCCTCAATCGCGGCGGCTGGTCGTCGTCAGAATACGACCGGCTGCTGGCGGCGTTCAACACGAGCCTCGGCCGTCCCACGCGGGTCCAGCTCGCCCGCCAGCTACTCAGGGTCTGGGGAGAAGACGAGCCGGTGATCTCGCTGTTCTTCCCGTCAGCGCCCATCGCCTACGTCGCCAGGCTCCACGGCCCAACGAATGGGGCGCCGGAATCGAGCCTGGCATGGAACATCCACCTATGGGAATTCCCGTAG
- a CDS encoding Rieske 2Fe-2S domain-containing protein produces MFLNEEENRKLAQVGPGTPGGELLRRYWQPIAGLHQVTEGSPTAFVRILGEDLVLFRDKSGNVGLLADHCAHRGASLLYGRVEERGIACAYHGWLYDTKGSCLETPAEPGDSKFHLTVKQRAYPVEKYLGLYWTYMGPPPVPPIRRFDMEGYPLQRITVMPHDASWIQALENNGLDATHIYILHQDTGARQGTVIANTTRGRIDELASFDCEEVSCGVRYTMFGRDGYVEEDRIVFPNLLRRVNQIQIHTPIDDTHTNCYKLYFSREPIGRDGIRDEEPVDFYVQDAFELKEGRGVYPDVRYRMNQLGYQDIMAIETQGGIAPRDNWRLGTADRGIVLFEQMLLREIDRVRDGKDPVAVVRNPDDVIDTAYEFFRDRWHERLTQVVPAGVQVFAREQGSRTASAHEAIAARS; encoded by the coding sequence GTGTTTCTGAACGAGGAAGAGAACCGGAAACTCGCACAGGTCGGCCCCGGCACCCCCGGGGGCGAGCTGCTGCGCCGCTACTGGCAGCCGATCGCGGGCCTGCACCAGGTGACCGAGGGGTCGCCCACCGCCTTCGTCCGCATCCTGGGTGAGGACCTCGTGCTCTTTCGAGACAAGAGCGGCAACGTGGGCCTCCTCGCGGACCACTGTGCCCATCGGGGCGCGTCGCTCCTCTACGGTCGCGTCGAGGAGCGCGGCATCGCGTGCGCGTACCACGGCTGGCTCTACGACACGAAGGGAAGCTGCCTCGAGACGCCCGCCGAGCCGGGCGACTCCAAGTTCCACCTGACGGTCAAGCAGCGCGCGTATCCGGTCGAGAAGTATCTCGGTTTGTACTGGACGTACATGGGCCCGCCGCCGGTGCCGCCCATCCGCCGTTTTGACATGGAAGGCTATCCGCTCCAGCGCATCACGGTGATGCCGCACGATGCGAGCTGGATCCAGGCCCTGGAGAACAATGGCCTGGACGCTACGCACATCTACATCCTCCACCAGGACACCGGGGCGCGGCAGGGCACCGTGATCGCCAATACGACCCGGGGCCGGATCGACGAGCTGGCATCCTTCGATTGCGAAGAGGTCTCGTGCGGAGTCCGGTACACGATGTTCGGCCGCGACGGGTATGTCGAGGAAGACCGCATCGTCTTCCCCAACTTATTGCGCCGCGTCAACCAGATCCAGATCCACACCCCCATCGATGACACCCACACGAACTGCTACAAGCTGTACTTCTCGCGCGAGCCGATCGGCCGCGATGGAATCCGCGATGAGGAGCCGGTGGATTTCTACGTCCAGGATGCCTTTGAGCTTAAGGAAGGACGCGGCGTCTATCCCGACGTCCGCTACCGCATGAACCAACTGGGCTACCAGGACATCATGGCGATCGAGACCCAGGGGGGCATTGCACCGCGTGACAACTGGCGACTCGGCACCGCCGATCGCGGCATCGTCCTGTTCGAGCAGATGTTGCTGCGTGAGATCGATCGGGTTCGCGATGGGAAAGATCCGGTGGCGGTCGTGAGGAACCCAGACGACGTGATCGACACCGCGTACGAGTTCTTCCGAGATCGATGGCACGAGCGCCTGACGCAAGTCGTTCCGGCGGGCGTGCAGGTATTTGCGCGAGAGCAGGGATCGCGGACGGCCTCGGCGCATGAGGCGATAGCGGCGCGGTCGTAG